In Roseofilum reptotaenium CS-1145, a genomic segment contains:
- a CDS encoding Uma2 family endonuclease, with product MLTTPPRFETFEDYLSYDENSDKLYELFNGELVEMPPESGFNFEIATFLLIQFSSLVGYRRVRGHGLELEVRGEPKNRYPDLTIIREEHIQQLSKRNTLRLSMSPPLLVVEVVSPGDIQRERDYIAKRSQYQDCGIPEYWIVDPQTQTILILELTNKTYRELGTFKNNDVLPSPNFPELNLTVNSILNPVP from the coding sequence ATGCTAACGACTCCCCCCCGATTTGAAACCTTTGAAGACTACCTCAGCTACGATGAAAACTCCGATAAACTCTATGAACTCTTCAACGGAGAACTGGTAGAAATGCCTCCAGAATCTGGTTTCAACTTTGAAATTGCCACATTTCTACTGATTCAATTTTCATCATTAGTTGGATATCGTAGAGTCCGAGGACATGGACTAGAACTAGAAGTCAGAGGAGAACCCAAAAACCGCTATCCCGATTTAACGATTATTAGAGAAGAACATATTCAACAACTCTCCAAACGCAATACTCTCCGTCTTTCGATGTCTCCCCCTCTATTAGTGGTTGAAGTGGTCAGTCCTGGTGACATCCAAAGAGAAAGAGACTACATTGCCAAAAGAAGTCAATATCAAGATTGTGGCATTCCTGAATACTGGATTGTTGACCCCCAAACTCAAACGATCTTAATTTTAGAACTGACTAACAAAACCTATAGAGAGCTAGGTACATTTAAAAATAATGACGTACTCCCTTCTCCGAACTTTCCAGAACTCAACTTAACCGTTAACTCAATCCTAAATCCAGTACCGTAG
- a CDS encoding alpha/beta fold hydrolase, with protein MIIPPGFEQNSVVTSLGRMVYYHPSESFWDSQVKLQPKLVFLHGFGGGSSAYEWSQVYPAFAAEYYTLAPDLIGWGCSDHPERNYQIEDYLTTIREFLELTCEEPCTVIASSLTAALVIRVAIDYPQLFQSLILTTPAGLSDFGQDYSASLFAQLIKFPVLDKFVYSTAIATEAGIASFLQNRQFAQSDRIYSEIIEAYLESATQPNAEYAALSFVRGDLCFDLAKYMPRLTTPTAILWGKKSQFTGPEIGQRLAGLNPEYVKRFITLENVGLTPQLEMPGLTIGLIRQLWKQLRT; from the coding sequence ATGATTATCCCTCCTGGTTTTGAACAAAACTCCGTGGTAACTAGCTTAGGCCGCATGGTCTACTACCACCCCAGCGAGTCCTTCTGGGATTCTCAGGTGAAATTACAACCCAAATTAGTATTTTTACATGGGTTTGGAGGAGGGTCATCGGCCTATGAGTGGTCTCAGGTTTATCCCGCATTTGCTGCCGAGTATTATACCCTCGCTCCCGATTTAATCGGCTGGGGTTGTTCCGATCATCCAGAGCGCAACTATCAAATTGAGGATTATCTGACCACCATTCGGGAATTTTTAGAACTCACCTGTGAGGAACCCTGCACGGTGATTGCCTCTTCGTTAACCGCAGCGTTAGTGATTCGGGTGGCAATTGACTATCCCCAGTTATTTCAGTCTTTAATTTTAACCACTCCGGCTGGATTATCAGATTTTGGTCAAGATTATAGCGCCAGTTTATTTGCCCAGTTGATTAAATTTCCTGTTTTGGATAAATTCGTTTATAGCACAGCGATCGCCACGGAAGCTGGAATTGCCTCTTTTCTGCAAAATCGCCAATTTGCCCAAAGCGATCGCATCTACTCAGAAATTATCGAAGCCTATCTAGAATCCGCTACACAACCCAATGCCGAATATGCTGCACTCTCCTTTGTTCGGGGCGATTTATGTTTTGATTTAGCAAAATACATGCCCCGTTTAACAACTCCAACCGCTATTTTGTGGGGTAAAAAATCCCAATTTACTGGCCCAGAAATTGGTCAACGCCTAGCGGGTTTAAATCCAGAATATGTGAAGCGGTTTATAACTCTAGAAAATGTGGGACTTACCCCCCAGTTAGAAATGCCGGGATTAACCATTGGTCTAATTCGTCAACTCTGGAAACAATTGCGGACTTAA
- a CDS encoding SRPBCC family protein has protein sequence MLNFEKSILIDAPVERVWKFHERADILNVLTPPWQPVKVLRREGGLGAGAITEFEIQLGLIPIKWFARHTDCVPYEYFVDRQIEGPCQSWVHRHEFTGEGNQTRLTDTIRLELFGGEIAEFLFGSFVIDRLEDMFTYRHQVTQRYCRDN, from the coding sequence CCATCTTAATTGATGCACCAGTCGAAAGGGTCTGGAAATTTCATGAGCGGGCTGATATTTTAAATGTGTTAACTCCTCCTTGGCAACCAGTGAAAGTGTTGCGCAGAGAGGGCGGCTTAGGAGCGGGAGCTATTACAGAGTTTGAAATTCAATTGGGATTAATCCCGATCAAATGGTTCGCCCGTCATACCGATTGTGTGCCCTATGAATATTTTGTCGATCGCCAAATCGAAGGCCCTTGTCAGAGTTGGGTGCATCGCCATGAGTTCACCGGCGAAGGCAATCAAACCCGGTTAACGGATACGATTCGCTTAGAATTATTTGGGGGAGAGATCGCAGAATTTCTGTTCGGTAGCTTTGTGATTGACCGACTCGAGGATATGTTTACCTATCGTCACCAAGTGACTCAACGGTATTGCCGGGATAATTAA
- a CDS encoding PA14 domain-containing protein, whose translation MIYLLLITLQRKALYLPLLILGLTTGTVLSGCQTSQTAEPLITPAVIPSGRTLEFTLTEKSRVSLGIFNDQGVLVREVLRGEPYEMGTHQVRWDGLDGEGNPAPAGEYTWKRVSHPGFTSRYITHIGVNPPSEPYHLWPGDHTGVGTVAVDDSGVYFGARLTEVPPMVVKHSPDGQEQIWTKEQYYQGGRLKRLAAAGGKVYLLKDEGAGDTETHWIRVVTADTGKPVGGWQITEGGIQVSDIDLEGNNLVVVLPELGEIRWLDVENPTRVLATVKGLEGVNAVTAVSGDRQGSILVHTQGQVIFIDPVQNIQETKITGLQGVVALDLDHITGELYLNETSQGSQVWRYDREFRKVQEYGGARRPFGVYQQELFGDLADVTADQKGGFYTTEPGTYPRQTSHIRSADGLVLNTWFGGLSYYLVPTVDPKDPSIIWLTGHAPEVVKLRLNVDQGTWEVLEVYSFAEPGDKLFVENRAIGSRWQPVYWQDELYLFATKRPAILRVDRQQGKLWPVSLTTTVVHNPNSDLWRGSGEDGFPAPWVEAVRGQGFQDYRQAPRSFSWGDRNQNGIMEPEEFLFYPQDFRWNFAGEGVWDDQFNYYLPNQNFGSSDPPFAWYTVPVAEWLGNDPKIPFYNLQNIEPGPPIPESVNNFYWARELERDANGNIYLVSQSHLTVHESLGGRWPSSQNRVNRLIKWNDNQELLGLISRKVFDHREKNSGKLYYPMHVRSGPDNTVIVVDQDYTPAAVYTEDGLYIGPLLDQRTLDDYPDSVYQASNHQDFQGFALMEFADSRRFWIGPQPGGLPVYETLGWDKIKQLTGKFKLDEPVKMLELSGTGLTGTLYQDIQGNSAIGEFNFPKIDIEPYYSNSPISGVAPDNFKMVWEGEVQARFSEDHQFHLYLKKPQDSGKIWIDNQLVFDSSDLHNPVPKIALQRGEKYPIKVEWINQGGNPTIRVIWTSITLDPEVIPQEILYP comes from the coding sequence ATGATTTACTTATTACTTATTACTTTACAGCGCAAAGCGCTGTATCTCCCCTTACTCATTCTAGGATTAACCACAGGAACAGTCCTTTCTGGGTGTCAAACCTCACAAACGGCTGAACCGTTAATCACGCCAGCGGTTATTCCCTCTGGACGCACTCTAGAATTTACGCTCACGGAAAAAAGCCGGGTCTCTTTAGGTATTTTTAATGATCAAGGGGTTTTGGTCAGGGAAGTGTTAAGGGGTGAACCCTATGAAATGGGGACTCATCAGGTGAGGTGGGATGGTTTAGATGGGGAAGGGAATCCTGCTCCTGCGGGTGAGTATACTTGGAAACGGGTAAGTCATCCGGGATTTACCTCCCGCTATATTACCCATATCGGGGTCAATCCGCCTTCAGAGCCGTATCATTTATGGCCAGGAGATCATACCGGGGTGGGAACGGTGGCAGTAGATGATTCTGGGGTTTACTTTGGTGCAAGGCTGACGGAAGTTCCGCCTATGGTGGTGAAGCATTCCCCTGATGGTCAAGAGCAAATCTGGACTAAAGAACAGTATTATCAGGGCGGCCGTCTGAAACGGTTAGCAGCCGCAGGGGGTAAGGTATATTTGCTTAAGGATGAGGGAGCAGGAGACACGGAAACTCATTGGATTAGAGTAGTAACAGCGGACACTGGAAAACCGGTGGGAGGCTGGCAAATTACGGAGGGCGGAATTCAGGTTAGCGATATCGATCTTGAGGGTAATAATTTAGTTGTCGTTTTGCCAGAATTAGGGGAAATCCGTTGGCTTGATGTTGAGAATCCGACGAGAGTGTTGGCGACGGTGAAGGGGTTAGAAGGGGTAAATGCAGTTACGGCAGTAAGCGGCGATCGCCAGGGTTCTATTCTAGTTCATACCCAAGGTCAGGTCATCTTTATCGATCCGGTGCAGAACATCCAAGAGACCAAAATCACCGGGTTACAGGGTGTGGTTGCCCTAGATCTCGACCATATCACTGGGGAGTTATATCTGAATGAAACTAGCCAAGGGTCTCAGGTTTGGCGCTATGACCGCGAGTTTCGCAAGGTACAGGAGTATGGCGGAGCGCGGCGACCTTTTGGGGTTTATCAACAGGAATTGTTCGGGGATCTGGCGGATGTGACGGCGGATCAAAAGGGTGGATTTTATACGACAGAGCCGGGAACTTATCCTCGGCAAACCTCCCATATTCGCAGTGCAGATGGCTTGGTTTTAAATACTTGGTTTGGGGGATTAAGTTATTATTTAGTGCCGACAGTTGACCCTAAAGATCCCAGCATTATTTGGTTAACCGGTCATGCTCCAGAGGTAGTCAAATTACGGTTGAATGTAGACCAAGGAACCTGGGAGGTGTTAGAGGTCTATTCCTTTGCCGAACCGGGGGATAAATTATTTGTCGAAAATCGGGCGATCGGCTCCCGTTGGCAACCGGTTTATTGGCAAGATGAACTTTATTTATTCGCCACCAAAAGACCGGCTATTTTAAGAGTCGATCGCCAGCAAGGGAAATTATGGCCCGTTTCCTTAACCACAACGGTAGTTCACAACCCCAATAGTGACCTGTGGAGGGGATCTGGAGAAGACGGTTTTCCTGCGCCTTGGGTGGAAGCGGTGAGGGGGCAAGGGTTTCAGGACTATCGTCAAGCACCGAGAAGCTTTTCTTGGGGCGATCGCAATCAAAATGGCATCATGGAACCCGAAGAATTCCTATTCTATCCCCAAGATTTTCGCTGGAATTTTGCCGGTGAAGGCGTTTGGGATGACCAATTTAACTATTATTTACCCAACCAAAACTTTGGCAGCTCCGATCCCCCCTTCGCTTGGTATACAGTACCGGTAGCCGAATGGCTTGGAAACGATCCCAAAATCCCCTTTTATAATCTGCAAAATATCGAACCCGGCCCTCCCATTCCTGAATCAGTCAATAATTTCTATTGGGCAAGAGAATTAGAGAGAGATGCCAATGGCAATATCTATCTCGTCAGTCAATCCCATCTCACCGTTCATGAAAGCTTAGGAGGACGCTGGCCCAGTAGCCAAAACCGCGTCAATCGTCTGATTAAATGGAATGACAATCAAGAACTCTTAGGTCTGATTTCCCGTAAAGTCTTCGATCATCGGGAAAAAAATAGCGGCAAACTTTATTATCCCATGCATGTGCGCTCTGGCCCTGATAATACGGTAATTGTCGTCGATCAAGACTATACTCCGGCCGCCGTTTATACTGAAGATGGATTATATATTGGCCCTCTCTTAGACCAACGAACCTTAGATGATTATCCTGATTCCGTTTATCAAGCTTCTAATCATCAGGATTTTCAAGGATTTGCCTTAATGGAATTTGCTGATAGTCGTCGTTTTTGGATTGGTCCGCAACCGGGAGGTCTACCTGTTTATGAAACTCTGGGATGGGATAAAATCAAACAATTAACGGGTAAGTTTAAGTTAGATGAACCCGTGAAAATGCTGGAATTATCTGGAACTGGATTAACGGGAACGCTCTATCAAGATATCCAGGGAAACTCAGCTATTGGCGAGTTTAATTTTCCCAAAATTGACATCGAACCCTACTATAGCAATTCCCCAATTTCTGGGGTTGCCCCCGATAATTTTAAGATGGTGTGGGAAGGTGAGGTGCAAGCCAGATTTAGCGAAGATCATCAATTTCATCTGTACTTGAAAAAACCTCAAGATTCTGGTAAAATATGGATTGATAATCAATTAGTATTTGATTCCTCTGATTTGCATAATCCTGTTCCTAAAATTGCTTTGCAAAGAGGAGAAAAATACCCAATAAAAGTTGAATGGATTAATCAAGGGGGAAATCCAACCATTCGAGTGATCTGGACAAGTATCACTCTCGATCCGGAAGTGATTCCCCAAGAAATTTTATATCCTTAG